A window of the Conexivisphaerales archaeon genome harbors these coding sequences:
- a CDS encoding ATP-binding cassette domain-containing protein has protein sequence MNPVEINRLSFNYAGAGRDVLAVDHFQVEEGEVVVIVGKSGGGKSTLVNCINGVIPHVFKGNNPSGVVVYGKMVKETPLSKLSTLVGTLLQDPETQVLNYTVEEEVAFGPENLCFPPDEIMRRVKEAMATAGVSSLADRETYTLSGGELQRVALAAVLSMRPKMLIMDEPTSNIDPEGTAQIFETLTQLKGRSTLIIVEHKLERVLPFADRVVLVDKGRIVFDIRKNELVNHIDELAAAGVDVPEHYVYAKRFGIDPEDIEAIRKKIVSEGIKLSIPHRDNDGKLLMQASANVQAAGRVIVEADISLREKQILAIMGRNGAGKSTFLKAIMNFLDKDVVAESRLFIGGKDLSKSTIQERGKYIAFVPQSFDLMLINKSVEDEIAYSLKKRHDKNYKQKVEEFLNLFSLQPERKRDPLMLSVGQRRRVAMAAALSAGVKIAMLDEPTSGQDYYNKELIGKELQMLKGKGFSFIIVTHDAKFVYKYADWVVIINAGKKVQEGTPDEVFIDSSRYSIVPPTEYYLRHPELPISKIVKEVSYL, from the coding sequence ATGAATCCCGTAGAAATCAACAGACTTTCTTTTAATTATGCGGGGGCAGGCAGGGATGTCCTTGCAGTAGATCATTTTCAGGTGGAAGAAGGGGAAGTTGTTGTCATAGTAGGGAAGTCAGGCGGTGGCAAATCGACGCTTGTAAACTGTATAAATGGTGTAATCCCTCACGTCTTTAAAGGGAACAATCCTTCGGGTGTGGTTGTATATGGAAAAATGGTTAAAGAAACTCCGCTGTCAAAGCTCTCAACACTTGTGGGAACACTTTTGCAGGACCCTGAAACCCAAGTCCTGAATTACACTGTAGAGGAAGAGGTTGCTTTCGGGCCCGAAAACCTTTGCTTCCCTCCAGATGAGATCATGCGAAGGGTGAAGGAGGCTATGGCAACGGCAGGCGTCTCTTCGTTAGCAGACAGAGAGACCTACACTCTGTCTGGTGGAGAGCTCCAGAGGGTAGCTTTGGCTGCTGTACTTTCCATGAGACCCAAAATGCTGATCATGGACGAACCAACTTCCAACATAGACCCGGAAGGAACCGCCCAGATATTTGAGACACTTACGCAGCTAAAGGGGAGGAGCACTTTGATAATCGTTGAGCACAAGCTTGAAAGAGTTCTACCGTTTGCTGACAGAGTGGTATTGGTTGACAAAGGAAGGATAGTTTTCGATATAAGAAAGAACGAACTCGTGAATCATATTGATGAACTGGCTGCTGCAGGTGTAGATGTACCAGAACATTATGTTTATGCAAAACGCTTTGGTATTGACCCGGAGGATATAGAAGCTATCAGAAAGAAAATAGTTAGCGAAGGGATCAAGCTCAGCATTCCTCATAGAGATAATGACGGGAAATTGTTGATGCAGGCAAGTGCCAATGTCCAGGCAGCAGGAAGGGTTATTGTTGAAGCTGATATATCCCTGAGAGAAAAGCAGATATTAGCTATCATGGGAAGAAACGGAGCTGGGAAGTCGACCTTTCTCAAGGCCATTATGAATTTCTTGGATAAGGATGTAGTGGCAGAAAGTAGACTATTCATAGGCGGAAAGGACCTGAGCAAGTCTACGATACAGGAGAGAGGCAAATACATAGCATTCGTCCCTCAGAGTTTCGACCTGATGCTGATAAACAAGAGTGTCGAGGATGAGATAGCTTATTCTTTGAAAAAGAGGCATGATAAAAATTACAAGCAGAAGGTTGAAGAGTTCCTGAACCTGTTTTCCTTGCAGCCTGAAAGAAAGAGAGACCCTCTCATGCTCAGCGTTGGTCAGAGAAGACGCGTAGCTATGGCGGCAGCTCTGTCAGCTGGTGTCAAGATAGCTATGCTGGATGAGCCGACCTCTGGCCAAGACTACTATAACAAAGAGCTGATAGGCAAGGAGTTGCAGATGCTCAAGGGGAAAGGTTTTTCCTTCATAATAGTTACCCATGATGCCAAGTTCGTGTACAAGTATGCTGACTGGGTGGTTATAATTAACGCTGGCAAGAAGGTGCAGGAAGGCACTCCAGACGAGGTCTTCATAGATTCTTCAAGATACTCGATAGTGCCTCCTACGGAGTACTATCTTAGGCATCCTGAGCTGCCGATTTCAAAGATAGTGAAGGAGGTCAGTTACTTATGA
- a CDS encoding energy-coupling factor transporter transmembrane component T, whose product MSLLSVVLVNFFSWFLFLFNVALPLYLLLGAIGLTGFREISSYQKHTTFYYRLNPITKVALAVAITFVVAFTVWWIDLAILLAFLATYMTLKNGKRKILVGGAFAFSATVGLMWWWAANTPYTLLDYALFHECVTSVTDISNLGPLWTWPSYFTVIGYQPVLTLGGIFYGLQVATRTATVFIVALILIMTSTPSQILRALRKLKLPILIIFSLVVAMRTVPRIFDSLDTAVKVQFMRGYGSDAPLFLRVFYLAGAALTGIVPAMTFLFRGARNTAISADTRAFRAYNDRTYLRPVVFSRGDYYMWILIAGFIVLAIVGNLYGFGRGIPYAAVGSTCGGSGFG is encoded by the coding sequence ATGAGCCTTCTTTCTGTTGTATTGGTAAATTTTTTTAGCTGGTTCCTTTTTCTGTTTAACGTTGCACTGCCCCTTTACCTGTTGCTCGGCGCAATAGGACTCACAGGATTCAGGGAGATCTCATCTTACCAGAAGCACACTACGTTTTATTACAGGTTGAACCCGATCACAAAGGTAGCTCTTGCTGTAGCTATCACCTTTGTCGTTGCTTTCACTGTCTGGTGGATAGACCTTGCAATTCTTCTGGCTTTTCTTGCAACATATATGACGTTGAAAAATGGAAAGAGGAAGATACTGGTTGGAGGTGCTTTTGCCTTCTCAGCAACAGTCGGGCTGATGTGGTGGTGGGCCGCGAATACTCCATATACACTGCTCGACTATGCATTGTTCCATGAGTGCGTCACTTCGGTTACAGATATAAGCAACCTTGGTCCGCTATGGACTTGGCCTTCTTATTTCACAGTCATAGGTTACCAGCCAGTGTTGACACTAGGGGGTATATTTTATGGCTTACAGGTAGCTACAAGGACGGCCACAGTGTTCATAGTTGCTCTTATTCTGATAATGACGAGCACTCCATCCCAGATACTAAGAGCCTTACGGAAATTGAAATTACCTATTCTCATCATCTTTTCCCTTGTAGTTGCAATGAGAACAGTGCCAAGAATATTCGATTCTCTTGATACAGCTGTCAAGGTACAATTCATGAGAGGTTACGGATCTGATGCACCATTGTTTCTCAGAGTCTTTTATCTAGCAGGTGCAGCACTTACGGGAATAGTTCCTGCTATGACCTTTTTGTTCAGGGGAGCCCGTAATACAGCTATTTCAGCTGACACTCGGGCTTTCAGGGCATACAACGATAGGACATATCTGAGGCCTGTGGTATTTTCGAGGGGAGACTACTATATGTGGATACTTATTGCAGGCTTTATAGTGCTGGCAATCGTCGGAAATCTGTACGGATTTGGTAGAGGGATTCCTTATGCAGCCGTAGGCTCGACGTGTGGCGGTTCAGGCTTCGGCTGA